The Faecalibacter sp. LW9 genome has a segment encoding these proteins:
- the rlmF gene encoding 23S rRNA (adenine(1618)-N(6))-methyltransferase RlmF, translating to MNTSEGNKSIKKLHSRNRHLAPYNFEKLCAIYPVLRQYIIPNHKTDEPTINFSDRNAVKALNKALLKTYYDIDYWELPADNLCPPIPGRADYIHYVADLLAESRDGVIPRGKDVKVLDVGVGANCIYPIVGNYEYDWNFVGAELDYLSHKNASEIVRKNARLRNKVDIRLQYNPSNIFTNIIKQGEKFDVSICNPPFFSSNKEVMEQTMRKLKNLGNKSDQKPVQNFGGNNSELWCRGGERVFISNMIKESVKYKHQVKWFTTLVSKKDNLRPLKILLERVKAREVKIINMEQGNKVTRLLVWRF from the coding sequence ATGAATACATCAGAAGGGAATAAATCGATCAAGAAATTACATTCACGTAATCGTCATTTAGCGCCATATAATTTTGAGAAATTATGTGCAATATATCCTGTTTTACGTCAATACATTATTCCTAATCACAAAACTGATGAACCAACCATTAATTTCTCGGACCGTAATGCCGTTAAAGCATTAAATAAAGCGTTATTAAAAACGTATTATGATATTGATTATTGGGAATTACCAGCGGATAATTTATGTCCTCCAATTCCTGGACGCGCTGACTATATTCATTACGTAGCGGATTTACTTGCCGAAAGTCGAGATGGTGTAATTCCAAGAGGAAAAGATGTAAAAGTTTTGGACGTTGGAGTAGGAGCAAACTGTATTTATCCTATTGTTGGAAATTACGAGTACGATTGGAATTTTGTGGGAGCTGAATTGGATTATTTATCTCATAAAAATGCTTCTGAAATTGTACGTAAAAATGCACGATTACGCAATAAAGTGGATATTCGTTTACAATATAATCCGAGCAATATTTTTACCAATATCATCAAGCAAGGAGAAAAATTTGATGTGTCGATTTGTAATCCTCCATTCTTTAGTTCGAATAAAGAAGTAATGGAACAAACGATGCGAAAATTAAAAAACTTAGGAAATAAATCGGATCAAAAACCTGTTCAAAACTTCGGAGGTAACAATTCTGAATTATGGTGTAGAGGAGGTGAGCGCGTATTTATTTCGAATATGATTAAAGAAAGTGTGAAATACAAACACCAAGTGAAATGGTTTACAACATTGGTTTCGAAAAAAGATAATTTACGTCCATTGAAAATTTTATTGGAACGCGTGAAAGCTCGTGAAGTAAAAATTATTAATATGGAACAAGGAAATAAAGTAACACGCTTATTGGTGTGGCGATTTTAA
- a CDS encoding DUF1294 domain-containing protein yields the protein MEYVLYYGLGINLFTYVLFGLDKVKARNKKWRIPENTLFFLSFIGGSIGALLAMKKFRHKTQKSEFKNVIYLILTIQLALLIFILWQLYIKT from the coding sequence ATGGAATATGTACTGTATTATGGACTGGGAATTAATCTTTTCACCTATGTGTTGTTTGGATTGGATAAAGTGAAGGCACGCAATAAAAAATGGCGAATTCCTGAAAATACATTATTCTTTTTATCATTTATAGGTGGAAGTATTGGGGCTCTTTTGGCGATGAAGAAATTCAGACATAAAACCCAAAAATCAGAGTTTAAAAATGTCATCTATTTAATCCTCACAATACAATTGGCATTACTTATTTTTATCCTTTGGCAATTGTATATTAAAACATAA
- a CDS encoding M20/M25/M40 family metallo-hydrolase, whose translation MKLINTLTYAAIFGTAITVQAQMAPAQQKLNPTVESFVNEVKNNSQLEKIAHELLDGIGPRLVGSPQMDQAGDWALKTLKAWGIDARREDYGTWKAWERGLTHVDMTYPRAKNIEATQLAWSPATKKAIHAEVIAMPVFSSEAEFKAWLPKVKGKIVLMSQNQKHGRSDYQYKEYGTEELYDKISAEKKKANEAWANSIKVTGYNNNTLPAVLEENGAAAVAISYWTGIMGANRIFGAKTTKIPMIDISNEDYGMLYRLAENGTAPKLSLNAQSKHTGVAKTFNIIGEIKGKEKPNEYIILSAHFDSWDGAQGATDNGTGTIAMMETIRTIKKLYPNNKRTILICLWGSEEQGLNGSRAFVEDHPEIVKNTQAVFNLDNGTGRVVNINGSGFEKSYEYMTRWLSAVPNDITKHIKTEFPGTPSGGGSDHASFVAAGVPGFMLSSLNWGYGTYTWHTNKDTYDKIVFDEIQSNAILAATLTYMADQEETLVNRDKRVLPMGRDGKPMEWPAVKGPARTSDAYFK comes from the coding sequence ATGAAACTGATTAATACATTGACTTATGCAGCCATTTTTGGTACTGCAATCACTGTACAGGCACAAATGGCGCCTGCTCAACAAAAGCTAAATCCAACGGTTGAGAGCTTTGTAAATGAAGTGAAAAATAACTCGCAATTGGAAAAAATTGCGCATGAATTATTAGATGGGATTGGACCACGTTTAGTGGGTTCTCCTCAAATGGATCAAGCCGGAGATTGGGCTTTAAAAACATTAAAAGCATGGGGAATTGATGCACGTCGTGAAGACTATGGAACATGGAAAGCATGGGAAAGAGGATTAACACACGTGGATATGACTTATCCTCGTGCAAAAAACATTGAAGCAACACAATTGGCATGGTCGCCAGCAACTAAAAAAGCTATTCATGCCGAAGTTATTGCGATGCCAGTTTTCTCTTCAGAAGCGGAATTTAAAGCATGGTTACCAAAAGTAAAAGGGAAAATTGTTTTAATGTCTCAGAATCAGAAACACGGACGTTCAGATTATCAATACAAAGAGTATGGAACTGAAGAATTATACGACAAGATTTCTGCAGAAAAAAAGAAGGCGAACGAAGCGTGGGCTAACTCTATCAAAGTAACAGGTTACAATAACAATACATTACCAGCTGTTTTAGAAGAAAATGGTGCAGCGGCAGTAGCGATTTCGTACTGGACAGGAATTATGGGAGCGAACCGCATTTTCGGAGCTAAAACAACAAAAATTCCTATGATCGATATTTCGAATGAGGATTATGGAATGTTATACCGTTTAGCAGAAAATGGAACGGCTCCTAAATTATCATTAAACGCACAATCAAAGCATACAGGTGTTGCTAAAACCTTCAACATTATTGGTGAAATCAAAGGGAAAGAGAAACCAAATGAATACATCATTTTATCGGCTCACTTTGATTCATGGGATGGTGCACAAGGAGCAACTGATAATGGTACAGGAACAATTGCGATGATGGAAACGATCCGTACCATCAAAAAATTATACCCAAACAACAAACGTACAATCTTAATCTGTTTATGGGGAAGTGAAGAACAAGGATTAAACGGTTCTCGTGCCTTTGTTGAAGATCATCCAGAAATCGTTAAAAATACACAAGCTGTTTTCAATTTAGATAATGGAACGGGACGTGTCGTAAACATCAACGGATCTGGTTTCGAAAAATCTTACGAATACATGACACGTTGGTTATCTGCAGTTCCAAACGACATCACAAAACACATTAAAACGGAATTCCCAGGAACTCCTAGCGGAGGTGGATCTGATCATGCTTCTTTTGTTGCAGCAGGTGTACCAGGATTTATGTTAAGTTCGTTAAACTGGGGTTACGGTACGTACACTTGGCATACGAATAAAGATACCTACGATAAAATTGTTTTTGATGAAATTCAGAGTAATGCTATTTTAGCAGCTACTTTAACGTATATGGCTGACCAAGAAGAAACATTAGTGAACCGTGACAAGCGTGTTTTACCGATGGGGAGAGATGGAAAACCAATGGAATGGCCAGCGGTTAAAGGTCCAGCACGTACTTCTGATGCGTACTTTAAATAA
- a CDS encoding Hsp20/alpha crystallin family protein, which produces MVQSYQQKNKNIWLPNLLNEVFNQNVVPASSLNMPAVNILEFDNRFEIELAIPGKKKEDFKLEIEEDVLIVNFSESAQNSENEQGKYIRKEFNYASFRRTFALPEIVNQDEIKVSYVDGILKFELPKRIEEPQKEKRSLSIA; this is translated from the coding sequence ATGGTACAATCATATCAACAAAAAAATAAAAACATTTGGTTACCTAACCTTTTAAATGAAGTATTTAATCAAAATGTAGTTCCTGCAAGTTCATTAAATATGCCTGCAGTAAATATATTAGAATTTGATAATCGATTTGAAATTGAATTAGCTATCCCAGGGAAAAAGAAAGAAGATTTCAAATTAGAGATTGAAGAAGATGTATTGATTGTCAATTTCAGTGAAAGTGCACAAAACTCAGAAAACGAGCAAGGAAAATATATTCGTAAAGAATTTAATTATGCCTCATTCCGAAGAACATTTGCTTTACCTGAAATTGTAAATCAAGATGAGATTAAAGTGTCTTATGTCGATGGTATTTTAAAATTCGAATTGCCTAAAAGAATAGAAGAGCCTCAAAAAGAGAAAAGAAGTTTAAGCATTGCTTAA
- a CDS encoding S1/P1 nuclease, whose amino-acid sequence MKKLVTGAFALTCLLMASKASAWGLTGHRVVAQIAEQNISKKARKEITKVIGNQQLAYWANCPDFIKSDNHWDHADSYHYVNIPSGMNREEYNVALENSSDVNMYKKGLFFMKELKENKNLSIETKREYLYFLIHIMGDAHQPLHVGRLEDLGGNKIKVQWFRDNTNIHAVWDSKLVDFEGYSYTEYSNVLDIFNKKQNEELKKGTFLDWIYESYQAANVIYGDVKMDDKLGYRYHFENKYTVESQLLKGGLRLSKVLNDIFG is encoded by the coding sequence ATGAAAAAATTAGTTACGGGTGCATTTGCTTTAACATGTTTATTAATGGCATCAAAAGCTTCTGCATGGGGATTAACAGGACACCGAGTGGTAGCACAAATCGCTGAACAAAACATTTCTAAGAAAGCACGTAAAGAAATTACGAAAGTCATTGGGAACCAACAATTGGCATATTGGGCAAACTGTCCTGATTTTATTAAATCAGACAACCACTGGGATCACGCTGATTCATATCACTATGTTAATATTCCATCAGGAATGAACCGTGAAGAATATAATGTTGCATTAGAAAATTCTTCGGATGTGAATATGTATAAGAAAGGACTTTTCTTTATGAAAGAATTGAAAGAAAATAAAAACCTTTCTATTGAGACAAAAAGAGAATACTTATATTTCTTGATCCACATCATGGGCGATGCTCATCAACCACTACATGTAGGTCGTTTAGAAGATTTAGGTGGAAATAAAATTAAAGTTCAATGGTTTAGAGACAATACTAATATTCATGCGGTATGGGATTCTAAATTAGTTGATTTTGAAGGATATTCGTATACAGAATATTCGAATGTATTGGACATTTTTAACAAAAAACAAAATGAAGAATTAAAAAAGGGAACTTTTTTAGATTGGATTTATGAATCATACCAAGCAGCGAACGTCATTTATGGTGATGTTAAAATGGATGATAAATTAGGTTACCGTTACCACTTCGAAAATAAATATACTGTAGAAAGTCAATTATTAAAAGGAGGATTGCGCTTATCAAAAGTATTAAACGATATCTTCGGATAA
- a CDS encoding PadR family transcriptional regulator, giving the protein MNIEKTKIQMRKGVLEYCILSIIKKGDAYASDIIDELKKAEMIVVEGTLYPLLTRLKNDNLLQYRWEESTAGPPRKYYALTDEGELFLQELAETWNQLIEAVDKVTKETLKNG; this is encoded by the coding sequence ATGAATATCGAGAAAACAAAAATTCAGATGCGTAAAGGTGTACTGGAATATTGTATTCTTAGCATTATTAAAAAAGGAGATGCCTATGCATCAGATATCATTGATGAGTTGAAAAAAGCAGAAATGATTGTTGTTGAAGGAACATTATATCCTTTATTAACACGCCTAAAAAACGATAACCTTTTACAATACCGCTGGGAAGAATCAACTGCAGGGCCACCTCGAAAATATTATGCTTTAACAGATGAGGGAGAATTATTCCTTCAAGAATTAGCAGAAACATGGAATCAACTGATTGAAGCTGTAGATAAAGTAACTAAAGAAACACTAAAAAATGGATAA
- a CDS encoding PspC domain-containing protein, whose protein sequence is MDKTISISLGGFSFIIDENAYAKLKTYLQDVRNSLRGTEGVEDIIEDVEIRISELFRDRIKFREVVNDDDVNFVIATMGHPNQYKVEEDENESISNPSSYSQPSFETKNNKRLFRDPDDKVMTGLSAGLAHYLGLDPWAVRATWLVLGILGLFTGFSFLLVVVCYFILLIFVPKAKTTSEKLQMYGKPANIETLKKNAEQASEVVISGGRELSNKLGGAFGVLGKFILWFIGFIILMIGIGLIIGGCAISFTTWMDIPTELFGYLIEEQWMSIATKILGGVLMIIPGILLTILGLRCFTRIKTSKALIIGSIVAWFIALITIIGFTASTAAKFKNEVELNKNSVLTIPSDTLVVNFREENSGDYIFKSFDDFDQLIDENGNLVIKLSDKITLKSSDDANYRLEVKYSSRGGNSNESKRNLEAMVYNFNVSGNQLTLDEFFKIKPEGKFRKQDIKITLYVPQGKYVQMRSVDTVILTDADGDKDYYHENNNKIFKNLGQKFVCLNCETNDHFDEENDVMYDADGIEIRSNNGTKNAKVSIDQNGIQIQTNEGNVGISTQSKNKNNPINFKDDTDSIHINYGDHQNNR, encoded by the coding sequence ATGGATAAAACAATATCAATAAGTCTTGGAGGATTTTCATTTATCATTGATGAAAATGCTTACGCGAAATTAAAAACATATTTACAAGATGTTCGCAATTCATTACGTGGAACGGAAGGAGTGGAGGATATTATTGAAGATGTCGAAATCCGTATTTCTGAGTTATTTCGTGATCGAATCAAATTTAGAGAAGTGGTAAACGATGATGATGTTAATTTTGTGATTGCGACAATGGGACATCCTAATCAATACAAAGTAGAAGAGGATGAAAATGAGTCAATTTCCAATCCATCATCTTATTCACAGCCGTCATTTGAAACTAAAAACAACAAACGATTATTCCGCGATCCTGATGATAAAGTAATGACCGGTTTATCTGCTGGTTTAGCACACTACTTAGGGTTAGATCCATGGGCTGTTCGTGCGACGTGGTTAGTTCTTGGAATCTTAGGATTATTTACAGGATTTTCATTTTTACTAGTGGTCGTATGTTATTTCATCCTGTTGATTTTCGTCCCAAAAGCGAAGACAACTTCAGAAAAACTACAGATGTATGGGAAACCTGCCAATATCGAAACATTAAAAAAAAACGCAGAACAGGCAAGTGAGGTAGTTATCTCAGGAGGTCGTGAACTAAGCAATAAATTAGGTGGTGCATTCGGTGTATTAGGGAAATTCATCCTATGGTTTATCGGATTTATTATCTTGATGATTGGTATCGGTTTAATCATTGGAGGTTGTGCGATTTCATTTACAACTTGGATGGACATTCCGACAGAATTATTTGGTTATCTGATTGAGGAGCAATGGATGAGTATTGCGACAAAAATTTTAGGTGGCGTATTAATGATTATTCCTGGAATTCTACTGACGATTCTTGGTCTAAGATGCTTTACAAGAATTAAAACCAGTAAAGCCTTAATCATTGGTTCGATTGTCGCTTGGTTTATCGCTTTGATTACCATCATTGGATTTACGGCGAGTACAGCTGCTAAATTCAAGAATGAAGTAGAATTAAATAAGAATTCAGTTTTAACGATTCCATCGGATACTTTAGTGGTCAATTTTAGAGAAGAAAATTCAGGAGATTATATCTTTAAGTCGTTTGATGATTTTGATCAATTGATTGATGAAAATGGAAACCTTGTCATCAAATTGAGTGATAAAATTACATTGAAATCTAGTGACGATGCCAATTATCGATTAGAGGTCAAATATTCATCTCGTGGAGGAAATTCAAATGAATCAAAGCGAAATTTAGAAGCAATGGTGTATAATTTTAATGTTTCAGGGAATCAATTAACATTAGATGAATTCTTTAAGATTAAACCCGAAGGTAAATTCAGAAAGCAAGACATTAAAATTACATTATATGTTCCTCAAGGCAAATATGTTCAAATGCGATCTGTAGATACAGTAATTTTAACAGATGCGGACGGAGATAAAGATTACTATCATGAAAATAATAATAAGATCTTTAAGAATTTAGGCCAAAAATTCGTATGTTTGAACTGTGAAACAAACGATCATTTTGACGAAGAAAATGACGTGATGTATGACGCGGATGGCATAGAAATACGTTCGAATAATGGAACGAAAAATGCTAAGGTTAGTATTGATCAAAATGGGATTCAAATTCAAACCAACGAAGGAAATGTAGGTATTTCTACTCAATCAAAAAATAAAAACAACCCTATAAACTTTAAAGATGATACAGATTCTATTCACATTAACTACGGAGATCATCAAAACAATCGTTAA
- a CDS encoding IS1182 family transposase: MYTSSKIVFKDYNPKENLLFPPNLSELIEEKHPVRVISNIIDGLAIKNLINSYKPYGTSSYHPKMLLKVLIYGYLSNIYSSRKLEQALKENIHFMWLSGMNRPDHNTINRFRSERLKGKLKSIFTQIVLLLEKEGIVSLTTTFVDGTKIEANANRYTFVWGRAIKKHKARISEQLEDLWNYAESVAKEELQNTENIEFKEIDSEKVTQTIDKINEVLKDKKIPSKIRQKLNYGKRNWSKNLEKYKKQEEILQQRNSYSKTDTDATFMRMKEDHMKNGQLKPAYNLQISTNKQYILHYSIHHNPTDTKTLKPHLAGFEQHYHRTPKELVADAGYGSEENYNLLKSKKIKPYVKYNYFRKDQKSGQITSSESNPKLAKIREKAYKLLNTVRGIKLRKQRCHDVEPVFAEIKHNKNFKRFMLRGVDKVEIEVGLLAIAHNLKKMAKIT, encoded by the coding sequence GTGTATACTAGTTCGAAAATAGTCTTTAAAGATTACAATCCCAAAGAAAATTTGCTTTTTCCTCCAAATTTATCGGAGTTGATAGAAGAAAAGCATCCTGTTAGAGTTATTTCCAATATAATAGATGGTTTAGCAATTAAAAATCTTATTAATAGCTATAAACCATATGGAACATCATCTTATCACCCAAAAATGCTTCTGAAAGTGTTGATTTATGGCTACCTAAGTAATATTTATTCAAGCCGTAAATTAGAACAAGCACTGAAAGAAAATATTCATTTTATGTGGCTTTCTGGAATGAATCGTCCTGACCATAATACGATAAATCGCTTTCGTAGCGAGCGATTAAAAGGTAAACTGAAATCTATATTCACTCAAATAGTCTTGCTTTTAGAAAAAGAAGGAATCGTTAGTTTAACAACCACTTTTGTTGATGGGACTAAGATTGAGGCAAACGCTAATCGCTATACATTCGTTTGGGGAAGAGCGATTAAAAAACACAAAGCTAGAATTTCTGAGCAGTTAGAAGACTTATGGAATTACGCAGAAAGTGTAGCAAAAGAAGAGCTTCAAAACACAGAAAATATTGAATTTAAAGAAATCGATTCTGAAAAAGTCACACAAACAATTGATAAGATAAATGAAGTTTTGAAAGATAAAAAAATCCCATCAAAGATTCGTCAAAAGCTCAATTATGGAAAGAGAAATTGGTCTAAGAATTTAGAAAAATACAAAAAACAAGAAGAGATTTTACAACAAAGAAATTCTTACTCTAAGACCGATACAGATGCTACATTTATGAGAATGAAAGAAGATCATATGAAAAATGGTCAGCTAAAACCCGCTTATAATCTGCAAATCTCCACGAATAAACAGTATATTTTACATTATTCTATTCACCATAATCCAACCGATACAAAAACTCTAAAACCTCATTTAGCAGGTTTTGAGCAGCATTACCATAGAACTCCAAAAGAGCTTGTAGCTGATGCGGGCTATGGCTCAGAAGAAAATTATAACTTGCTTAAATCAAAAAAGATAAAACCTTACGTAAAATACAATTACTTCAGAAAAGATCAAAAATCAGGACAAATTACTTCTTCAGAGAGCAATCCTAAACTGGCTAAAATAAGAGAAAAAGCATATAAACTTCTCAATACAGTGAGAGGTATCAAACTCAGAAAACAAAGATGTCACGATGTTGAACCAGTTTTTGCCGAAATAAAACACAACAAAAACTTTAAACGATTTATGTTAAGAGGAGTTGATAAAGTCGAAATTGAAGTCGGCTTACTTGCTATTGCTCATAACTTAAAGAAAATGGCGAAAATCACCTGA
- a CDS encoding 1-acyl-sn-glycerol-3-phosphate acyltransferase produces the protein MKKTIGKLMLDIVGWKLDNHLDLSAIDKCVLVCAPHTSNWDFYYTIAAFWQMGIPMKMFIKDAWTKPWYGYFIKQLGGIGIDRTQNKNMVEFASQLLKSSAHLYLINTPEGTRSYSPKWKTGFYYIAQEAQVPIVLGYCDYKEKRAGLSKIVPVENRTLEEILAEIEAFYQNVTAKYPEKFNKKIY, from the coding sequence ATGAAGAAAACGATTGGTAAACTCATGCTGGATATAGTCGGCTGGAAATTAGACAATCATCTGGATTTATCTGCTATTGATAAATGTGTTTTGGTCTGTGCACCCCATACTTCCAATTGGGATTTTTATTATACCATTGCTGCTTTTTGGCAAATGGGTATCCCGATGAAGATGTTTATTAAAGATGCTTGGACAAAACCATGGTATGGATACTTTATCAAACAATTGGGAGGAATAGGTATTGATCGTACACAAAATAAAAATATGGTGGAATTTGCTTCTCAACTTTTAAAAAGTTCAGCGCATTTATACTTAATCAATACACCCGAAGGTACGCGCTCCTATTCGCCAAAATGGAAAACAGGGTTTTATTATATAGCCCAAGAAGCACAAGTCCCAATAGTTTTAGGATATTGTGATTATAAAGAGAAACGAGCAGGATTATCCAAAATTGTCCCAGTAGAAAATCGAACATTGGAAGAAATATTAGCAGAAATAGAAGCTTTCTATCAAAATGTTACCGCTAAATATCCCGAAAAATTTAACAAAAAAATCTATTAA
- a CDS encoding hotdog fold thioesterase yields MSKEIVSQLNKMSENTLISHLNIKFTEAGEDYLKASMPVSSIVHQPFGMLHGGASVVLAESLGSSLSNYILNDPRYVAVGQQIDANHLRSKTSGTVYGHATVVKKGRTSHLIKIEITDEHGKLICYSHLTNAIIPNPHAK; encoded by the coding sequence ATGTCAAAAGAAATCGTTTCACAATTAAATAAAATGTCTGAGAATACTTTAATTTCTCATCTAAACATAAAATTTACGGAAGCAGGAGAAGATTATTTAAAAGCTTCCATGCCCGTTTCATCCATCGTCCATCAACCTTTTGGAATGCTTCATGGTGGTGCAAGTGTAGTCTTAGCAGAATCATTAGGAAGTAGTCTGTCGAATTATATTTTGAATGATCCTCGATATGTTGCCGTTGGTCAACAAATTGATGCCAATCATTTGCGTTCCAAAACCAGTGGTACCGTTTATGGACATGCGACCGTTGTTAAAAAAGGAAGAACGTCCCATTTAATAAAAATTGAAATCACAGATGAACACGGAAAATTAATCTGTTATAGTCATTTAACTAATGCCATCATTCCAAATCCTCATGCAAAATAA